The following coding sequences lie in one Saccharopolyspora hordei genomic window:
- a CDS encoding enolase C-terminal domain-like protein, with protein sequence MRIIGIRHIPVAVPFHDGDQWPPGQRRGVVSVLIEIDTDEGITGLGEAPAHPSAEIVLAVLRAVERFAIGEDPFHVERLTRVGEAISTRHPAGATSPALAAIDMACWDIIGKACGQPLVNLFGGALREDVEYLHQVPADTPERMRERAALGAAAGSRSFQVQVGSGDLATDVARVAAVRDGIGTGRSLRVDAGGAWSTSTAPRALRALAPYDIEFVAHPVPACTVAELARLRAHTGVPLLADQPCRARQLEVVQQGAADAIAVDNALDGGLLNLKRSAGLCDAAGIPVVKHSLGELGVATCAAAHLIAATPGFDHANQSYRALLSDDVVDGGPLPHPGGRLRLPDAPGIGVQLDRDRLARYAELYQVAGEEFETAPS encoded by the coding sequence GTGCGCATCATCGGCATCCGGCACATCCCGGTCGCCGTGCCGTTCCACGACGGCGACCAGTGGCCGCCCGGACAGCGGCGCGGCGTGGTCAGCGTGCTCATCGAGATCGACACCGACGAGGGCATCACCGGGCTCGGCGAAGCTCCGGCGCACCCGTCGGCGGAGATCGTGCTCGCCGTGCTGCGGGCGGTCGAGCGGTTCGCCATCGGCGAGGACCCGTTCCACGTCGAGCGGCTCACCCGCGTCGGCGAGGCCATCAGCACCCGGCACCCGGCGGGCGCGACCAGCCCGGCGCTGGCCGCGATCGACATGGCTTGCTGGGACATCATCGGCAAGGCCTGCGGCCAACCGCTGGTCAACCTCTTCGGCGGCGCCCTGCGCGAGGACGTCGAGTACCTGCACCAGGTCCCCGCCGACACGCCCGAGCGGATGCGCGAGCGGGCCGCGCTGGGCGCCGCCGCCGGGTCCCGGAGCTTCCAGGTGCAGGTCGGGTCCGGTGACCTCGCCACCGACGTGGCCCGGGTCGCGGCGGTCCGGGACGGCATCGGCACCGGCCGGTCGCTCCGGGTCGACGCCGGCGGGGCCTGGTCCACGTCGACGGCGCCGCGGGCGTTGCGCGCCCTCGCGCCGTACGACATCGAGTTCGTCGCGCACCCGGTGCCCGCCTGCACCGTGGCCGAGCTGGCCCGGCTGCGCGCGCACACCGGGGTGCCGCTGCTCGCCGACCAGCCGTGCCGCGCCCGCCAGCTCGAGGTGGTCCAGCAGGGGGCGGCCGACGCGATCGCGGTGGACAACGCGCTGGACGGCGGGCTGCTGAACCTGAAGCGCTCGGCGGGCCTGTGCGACGCGGCGGGCATCCCGGTCGTCAAGCACAGCCTCGGCGAGCTCGGCGTGGCCACCTGCGCGGCGGCGCACCTCATCGCGGCCACGCCCGGGTTCGACCACGCCAACCAGTCCTACCGCGCCCTGCTGTCCGACGACGTGGTCGACGGCGGTCCGCTGCCGCACCCCGGCGGCCGGCTGCGGCTCCCGGACGCGCCGGGCATCGGGGTGCAGCTCGACCGCGACCGGCTCGCCCGGTACGCGGAGCTGTACCAGGTGGCGGGCGAGGAGTTCGAGACCGCGCCGAGCTGA
- a CDS encoding permease prefix domain 1-containing protein, translating to MSDPVEHYVAELAAALRGPARAKSRMLDEIRDGLTETIAAHSDHGVPHDHAVARALREFGTVDELVPSCQQELTVAQTRHAAATLVGVVGSLLACGHVAWTVGGWQLPAAAQLLVGIAALAATLAAAALAATGVLTRWVPAPPGLPTLVGWASSTASVAMPCTAIALSTTSPLDTTWPSTGLTAAVAVAAHVVLAASARTCRECARLG from the coding sequence GTGAGCGATCCCGTCGAGCACTACGTGGCCGAGCTGGCGGCAGCGCTGCGCGGACCGGCGCGGGCCAAGTCGCGGATGCTCGACGAGATCCGCGACGGGCTCACCGAGACCATCGCGGCCCACTCCGACCACGGCGTGCCGCACGACCACGCCGTCGCGCGCGCGCTGCGCGAGTTCGGCACCGTCGACGAGCTCGTGCCGAGCTGCCAGCAGGAACTGACCGTCGCCCAGACCCGGCACGCCGCGGCCACGCTCGTCGGCGTGGTCGGTTCCCTCCTCGCCTGCGGGCACGTGGCCTGGACGGTCGGCGGCTGGCAGCTCCCGGCCGCGGCGCAGCTCCTGGTGGGCATCGCGGCGCTGGCGGCCACGCTCGCCGCGGCGGCGCTCGCCGCCACCGGGGTGCTCACCCGCTGGGTCCCGGCTCCGCCCGGCCTGCCGACCCTGGTCGGCTGGGCGAGCAGCACGGCCAGCGTGGCGATGCCGTGCACCGCGATCGCGCTGTCGACGACCTCGCCGCTGGACACCACGTGGCCGTCGACCGGGCTCACCGCCGCGGTCGCGGTGGCGGCGCACGTGGTCCTGGCGGCCTCGGCCCGCACCTGCCGGGAGTGCGCCCGGCTCGGCTGA
- a CDS encoding nitroreductase family protein, with translation MTAEDRTLEVPPSKPAQTSVPVHPLLAERWSPRALDPETTVTDEQFTALFEAARWAPSWGNTQPARYIAARRGEPTFDRIHGTLSRGNKGWTSSAAALAIGVTRVVDEDGEPMPYGEYGLALATENLVLQAVAEGLCAHQMAGFDRDAARAEFGIPAEFEPMVAIAVGGLGSLAGMPERLQEKELRPRTRLPLSELVFTDSWGTPRF, from the coding sequence GTGACCGCTGAGGACCGCACGCTCGAGGTCCCCCCGAGCAAGCCCGCGCAGACGTCCGTGCCGGTGCACCCGCTGCTGGCCGAGCGGTGGAGCCCGCGCGCCCTCGACCCGGAGACGACGGTGACCGACGAGCAGTTCACCGCGTTGTTCGAGGCCGCCCGGTGGGCTCCGTCGTGGGGCAACACCCAACCGGCGCGCTACATCGCCGCACGGCGCGGGGAGCCGACCTTCGACCGCATCCACGGCACGCTCTCGCGCGGCAACAAGGGCTGGACCAGCAGCGCCGCCGCGCTGGCGATCGGTGTGACACGCGTGGTCGACGAGGACGGTGAGCCGATGCCCTACGGCGAGTACGGCCTGGCGCTGGCGACGGAGAACCTGGTGCTGCAGGCCGTGGCCGAGGGGCTGTGCGCGCACCAGATGGCCGGCTTCGACCGGGACGCGGCGCGCGCCGAGTTCGGCATCCCGGCCGAGTTCGAGCCGATGGTCGCGATCGCGGTCGGCGGCCTGGGCTCGTTGGCGGGCATGCCCGAGCGGCTGCAGGAGAAGGAGCTCCGGCCGCGCACCCGCCTCCCCCTGTCCGAGCTGGTCTTCACCGACTCCTGGGGCACGCCGCGCTTCTGA
- a CDS encoding LysR family transcriptional regulator, with protein sequence MDVRRLRLLRELADRGTVTAVAAALSYTPSAVSQQLRALQAEVGVQLTEPAGRGLRLTDAGRALAARADEVLAALDRAEAELDSYRSTPRGVVRLAIFPSGAFLLLPGLLRRMAAHPEVRLECRDVDMTPAEVPGLTADFDLVVTHRDDQAPPLDGERVAITPLLREPLDVALPLDHPLAAQERVEPAELVEEPWLSVDVGFPVDDVLRSLAVRTGVRPRVVQRINDFRVTEALVADGHGVALLPRYSANRRAVALRPLGGVRAGRNIEVVSRRGTAERPAVRLVLDELTAEAGRIVG encoded by the coding sequence ATGGACGTGCGCAGGTTGCGGTTGCTGCGGGAGCTGGCCGACCGGGGGACCGTCACCGCCGTCGCCGCGGCGTTGTCCTACACGCCGTCCGCCGTGTCGCAGCAGCTCCGGGCCCTGCAGGCCGAGGTCGGCGTGCAGCTCACCGAGCCCGCCGGTCGCGGCCTGCGCCTCACCGACGCCGGGCGGGCGCTGGCCGCGCGGGCCGACGAGGTGCTGGCCGCGCTCGACCGGGCCGAAGCCGAACTGGACAGCTACCGGTCCACGCCGCGCGGGGTGGTGCGGCTGGCGATCTTCCCGTCCGGGGCGTTCCTGCTGCTCCCCGGCCTGCTGCGGCGGATGGCCGCGCACCCGGAGGTGCGGCTGGAGTGCCGGGACGTCGACATGACCCCGGCGGAGGTCCCCGGCCTGACCGCGGACTTCGACCTGGTGGTCACGCACCGGGACGACCAGGCCCCGCCGCTCGACGGCGAGCGGGTGGCGATCACCCCGCTGCTGCGCGAGCCGCTGGACGTCGCCCTCCCGCTCGACCACCCGCTGGCGGCGCAGGAGCGCGTCGAACCGGCCGAGCTGGTCGAGGAGCCGTGGCTGAGCGTCGACGTGGGGTTCCCGGTGGACGACGTGCTGCGCTCGCTGGCCGTCCGCACCGGCGTGCGGCCGCGGGTCGTGCAGCGCATCAACGACTTCCGGGTCACCGAGGCGCTGGTCGCCGACGGCCACGGCGTCGCCCTGCTGCCGCGCTACTCGGCGAACCGCCGCGCGGTGGCGCTGCGCCCGCTGGGCGGCGTCCGCGCCGGCCGCAACATCGAGGTCGTCTCCCGCCGCGGCACCGCCGAACGCCCCGCCGTCCGGCTCGTCCTCGACGAGCTCACCGCCGAAGCCGGCCGCATCGTGGGGTGA
- a CDS encoding PadR family transcriptional regulator: MRDGAVRGHLDGLLLSVLEPGPLHGYAIITAVQRRSGGALTLRTGTIYPALNRLERLGLLRSSWESTGERRRRCYELTDPGRRFLASERSAWREFATVIGSVLDPGGAT, translated from the coding sequence ATGAGGGATGGTGCGGTGCGCGGGCACCTGGACGGGCTGCTGCTCTCGGTGCTCGAACCCGGACCGCTGCACGGGTACGCGATCATCACCGCCGTCCAGCGCCGCAGCGGCGGTGCGCTGACGCTGCGCACGGGCACGATCTACCCGGCGCTGAACCGGTTGGAGCGCCTCGGTCTCCTGCGCAGCAGCTGGGAGTCCACCGGCGAGCGGCGGCGGCGCTGCTACGAGCTCACCGACCCCGGTCGCCGCTTCCTGGCCTCCGAGCGCAGCGCGTGGCGCGAGTTCGCCACCGTGATCGGCTCGGTGCTCGACCCCGGGGGCGCCACGTGA
- the leuA gene encoding 2-isopropylmalate synthase, whose translation MSSISPEPQASFAERVRKPSRPAPADQKPWNPQQGSSMPYHRYRPFHELVENVSLPDRTWPDKRITRAPLWCAVDLRDGNQALIDPMSPARKRRMFDLLVQMGFKEIEVGFPAASQTDYDFVREIIEDGAIPDDVRIQVLTQCRPELIQRTFQALEGAPRAIVHIYNSTSILQRRVVFREEREGIKKIATSGAEMVQELAAKYPDTDFRFQYSPESYTGTELSYAAEVCNAVTEIWQPTPERPVILNLPATVEMATPNVYADSIEWMHRNLERRDSVILSLHPHNDRGTGIAAAELGYQAGADRIEGCLFGNGERTGNVDLVALGMNLFSQGIDPQIDFSDIDFIKRTVEHCNQLPVHERHPWGGELVYTAFSGSHQDAINKGLDALRDAADKAGTPVDEYPWEVPYLPIDPKDVGRTYEAVIRVNSQSGKGGVAYVMKTEHQLELPRKLQIEFSKVVQARTDSQGGEVNPTEMWEVFSAEYLEATTPVRLVRHQVTGDNGNESITATVVLDGEEQEITGSGNGPVSAFVDALSSVGYDVRVMDYHEHALTAGDDARAAAYLECAVGDTIFWGVGVDTSTITAMLRAVVSAVNRAHR comes from the coding sequence ATGAGCAGCATTTCCCCGGAACCGCAGGCTTCGTTCGCTGAGCGGGTGCGCAAGCCGTCCCGGCCGGCCCCCGCCGACCAGAAGCCGTGGAACCCGCAGCAGGGCAGCTCCATGCCCTACCACCGCTACCGCCCGTTCCACGAGCTGGTCGAGAACGTCTCCCTGCCGGACCGGACCTGGCCGGACAAGCGGATCACCCGGGCCCCGCTGTGGTGCGCGGTCGACCTGCGCGACGGCAACCAGGCGCTGATCGACCCGATGTCGCCGGCCCGCAAGCGCCGCATGTTCGACCTGCTGGTGCAGATGGGCTTCAAGGAGATCGAGGTCGGGTTCCCGGCGGCCAGCCAGACCGACTACGACTTCGTGCGGGAGATCATCGAGGACGGCGCGATCCCGGACGACGTACGCATCCAGGTGCTGACCCAGTGCCGCCCGGAGCTCATCCAGCGCACCTTCCAGGCGCTGGAGGGCGCGCCGCGGGCGATCGTGCACATCTACAACTCCACGTCGATCCTGCAGCGCCGCGTGGTGTTCCGGGAGGAGCGCGAGGGCATCAAGAAGATCGCCACCTCGGGCGCGGAGATGGTGCAGGAGCTCGCCGCCAAGTACCCCGACACCGACTTCCGCTTCCAGTACTCCCCGGAGTCCTACACCGGCACCGAGCTGTCCTACGCGGCCGAGGTGTGCAACGCGGTCACCGAGATCTGGCAGCCCACCCCGGAGCGGCCGGTGATCCTCAACCTGCCCGCCACCGTGGAGATGGCCACCCCCAACGTCTACGCCGACTCCATCGAGTGGATGCACCGCAACCTGGAGCGGCGCGACTCGGTGATCCTGTCGCTGCACCCGCACAACGACCGCGGGACCGGCATCGCCGCCGCTGAGCTCGGCTACCAGGCCGGCGCGGACCGCATCGAGGGCTGCCTGTTCGGCAACGGCGAGCGCACCGGCAACGTCGACCTGGTGGCGCTGGGCATGAACCTGTTCAGCCAGGGCATCGACCCGCAGATCGACTTCTCCGACATCGACTTCATCAAGCGCACCGTCGAGCACTGCAACCAGCTGCCGGTGCACGAGCGGCACCCGTGGGGCGGCGAGCTCGTCTACACCGCCTTCTCCGGCAGCCACCAGGACGCCATCAACAAGGGCCTGGACGCGCTGCGCGACGCGGCGGACAAGGCCGGGACGCCGGTCGACGAGTACCCGTGGGAGGTGCCGTACCTGCCGATCGACCCGAAGGACGTGGGCCGCACCTACGAGGCGGTCATCCGGGTCAACTCGCAGTCCGGCAAGGGCGGCGTCGCCTACGTCATGAAGACCGAGCACCAGCTGGAGCTGCCGCGCAAGCTGCAGATCGAGTTCTCCAAGGTGGTGCAGGCCCGCACCGACTCCCAGGGCGGCGAGGTCAACCCCACCGAGATGTGGGAGGTCTTCTCCGCCGAGTACCTGGAGGCCACCACACCGGTGCGGCTGGTCCGGCACCAGGTGACCGGGGACAACGGCAACGAGTCGATCACCGCGACCGTGGTCCTGGACGGCGAGGAGCAGGAGATCACCGGTTCCGGCAACGGCCCGGTTTCGGCGTTCGTGGACGCGCTGAGCAGCGTCGGCTACGACGTGCGCGTCATGGACTACCACGAGCACGCGCTGACCGCCGGTGACGACGCCCGCGCGGCCGCGTACCTGGAGTGCGCGGTGGGCGACACGATCTTCTGGGGCGTCGGCGTGGACACCTCGACGATCACCGCGATGCTGCGCGCGGTGGTCTCCGCGGTCAACCGCGCCCACCGCTGA
- a CDS encoding aspartate kinase produces MALVVQKYGGSSLESADRIKRVAERIVETRKAGNDVVVVCSAMGDTTDELLDLAKQVNPAPPERELDMLLTAGERISNALVAMAIESLGAEARSFSGSQAGVITTSAHQNARIIDVTPGRVQEALDQGQVVLVAGFQGVSQDTKDITTLGRGGSDTTAVAVAAAMNADVCEIYTDVDGVYTADPRIVPNAKHLERITYEEMLEMAATGAKVLHLRAVEYARRYGVPLHVRSSYSPKPGTTVSGSVEDLSVEQAMITGVSHDRSEAKVTVRGVPDNRGVAGRIFRVVADAEIDIDMVLQNVSSTSSGRTDITFTVARSNGAVAVAELEKIKDEVGFEEVVYDDQVGKVSLVGAGMRSHPGVTATFCEALSNAGVNIDIINTSEIRISVLIRDTQLDDAVRALHEAFELGGDEEAVVYAGSGR; encoded by the coding sequence GTGGCGCTCGTCGTCCAGAAGTACGGCGGTTCCTCGCTCGAGAGTGCTGATCGCATCAAACGCGTCGCCGAACGCATCGTCGAGACCCGCAAAGCGGGCAACGACGTCGTGGTCGTGTGCTCCGCGATGGGAGACACCACTGACGAGCTGCTCGACCTCGCCAAACAGGTCAACCCGGCTCCGCCGGAGCGCGAACTCGACATGCTGCTGACCGCCGGGGAGCGCATCTCCAACGCGCTGGTCGCGATGGCCATCGAGTCGCTCGGCGCGGAAGCCCGCTCGTTCTCCGGGTCGCAGGCCGGGGTGATCACCACCTCGGCGCACCAGAACGCCCGGATCATCGACGTCACGCCGGGACGCGTGCAGGAGGCGCTGGACCAGGGCCAGGTGGTGCTGGTCGCGGGCTTCCAAGGCGTCTCGCAGGACACCAAGGACATCACCACGCTCGGCCGCGGCGGGTCGGACACCACCGCGGTCGCGGTGGCGGCGGCCATGAACGCCGACGTGTGCGAGATCTACACCGACGTCGACGGTGTCTACACCGCGGACCCGCGCATCGTGCCCAACGCCAAGCACCTCGAGCGCATCACCTACGAGGAGATGCTGGAGATGGCGGCCACCGGCGCGAAGGTGCTGCACCTGCGCGCGGTGGAGTACGCCCGCCGCTACGGCGTGCCGCTGCACGTCCGCTCGTCCTACTCGCCCAAGCCCGGTACGACCGTGTCCGGCTCAGTGGAGGATCTTTCCGTGGAACAGGCCATGATCACCGGCGTCTCGCACGACCGGTCGGAGGCGAAGGTCACCGTGCGCGGTGTGCCCGACAACCGAGGCGTCGCGGGGCGGATCTTCCGCGTGGTCGCCGACGCCGAGATCGACATCGACATGGTGCTGCAGAACGTCTCCAGCACCTCGTCCGGGCGCACCGACATCACCTTCACGGTGGCCCGCAGCAACGGCGCGGTGGCCGTCGCCGAGCTGGAGAAGATCAAGGACGAGGTCGGCTTCGAGGAGGTCGTCTACGACGACCAGGTGGGCAAGGTCTCGCTGGTCGGCGCCGGGATGCGCTCGCACCCGGGCGTCACCGCGACCTTCTGCGAGGCGCTGTCCAACGCCGGGGTGAACATCGACATCATCAACACCTCGGAGATCCGGATCTCGGTGCTGATCCGCGACACCCAGCTCGACGACGCGGTGCGTGCCCTGCACGAGGCGTTCGAGCTCGGTGGTGACGAGGAAGCCGTCGTGTACGCGGGGAGTGGTCGTTGA
- a CDS encoding DedA family protein — MIELLDAIPPGVIYLVVALIIGLESVGIPLPGEIVLVSAGVAASQGVVEPIALGAVAAGGAIVGDSIGYAVGKRYGRTLLGWLGRKMPKHFGPGPVRQAERMFDRWGAWAVFGGRFVALLRILAGPLAGILGMRYRKFLLANATGGIAWAGTVTTLAYVFGLVAGQWFHRFSWIALVVTVLLGSVIVRTVHRRAAQADDTEEAEPADTGAKV; from the coding sequence ATGATCGAACTGCTGGACGCGATCCCGCCCGGGGTGATCTACCTGGTGGTGGCGCTGATCATCGGGCTGGAGAGCGTGGGAATCCCGTTGCCCGGGGAGATCGTGCTGGTCAGCGCCGGGGTGGCGGCCTCGCAGGGGGTGGTCGAGCCGATCGCGCTGGGCGCCGTCGCGGCGGGCGGGGCGATCGTCGGCGACTCCATCGGCTACGCGGTCGGCAAGCGCTACGGCCGGACGCTGCTGGGCTGGCTGGGGCGCAAGATGCCGAAGCACTTCGGGCCGGGCCCGGTGCGCCAGGCCGAACGGATGTTCGACCGCTGGGGCGCGTGGGCGGTGTTCGGCGGCCGGTTCGTCGCGCTGCTGCGCATCCTGGCCGGGCCGCTGGCGGGCATCCTCGGCATGCGGTACCGCAAGTTCCTCCTCGCCAACGCCACCGGCGGCATCGCCTGGGCGGGCACGGTGACGACCCTGGCGTACGTGTTCGGACTGGTGGCCGGCCAGTGGTTCCACCGGTTCTCGTGGATCGCCCTGGTGGTCACGGTGCTGCTGGGCTCGGTGATCGTGCGCACCGTCCACCGCCGGGCGGCGCAGGCCGACGACACCGAAGAGGCCGAACCAGCCGACACCGGCGCGAAGGTCTGA
- a CDS encoding winged helix DNA-binding domain-containing protein yields the protein MTVLDARTLNRATLARQLLLDRSDTTVPDAVAHLCGVQAQEPQEPFVGLWSRLRAFDPASLSDLLVQRRVVRTHLMRRTVHLVTADDALAWRSRHDAMLLQRVLGVYRDELAGVDLEELAAAGRAALADGEPRPLAEIARECADRWPGPRPRALGEALLALVPLVQVPPRGLWRRKAGVRTALLSTWLGRDVDPLPEDGTDPVGRALVRRYLAAFGPATSTDLRTWCGLAGLPRAVAAVREELVSFRDERGRELLDLPDAPRPDPDVTAPVRFLPAFDNALLGYHDRSRIVDDDHRGLSVAGERVVLVDGRVAATWTVADGTVQVTPLRRFSRDERDEVAEEGRQLAKFLSDGDSDRVSTTAE from the coding sequence ATGACCGTCCTGGACGCCCGGACGCTGAACCGCGCGACGCTGGCCCGGCAACTGCTGCTCGACCGCTCCGACACGACGGTGCCCGACGCCGTCGCGCACCTGTGCGGTGTGCAGGCGCAGGAACCGCAGGAACCGTTCGTCGGGCTCTGGTCGCGGTTGCGCGCGTTCGACCCGGCGTCGCTGTCGGACCTGCTGGTGCAGCGGCGCGTGGTGCGCACGCACCTGATGCGCCGCACCGTGCACCTCGTCACCGCGGACGACGCCCTGGCCTGGCGGTCGCGCCACGACGCCATGCTGCTGCAACGGGTCCTCGGGGTGTACCGCGACGAGCTCGCCGGGGTGGACCTGGAGGAGCTCGCCGCTGCGGGGCGCGCCGCCCTGGCCGACGGCGAGCCCCGGCCCCTGGCCGAGATCGCGCGGGAGTGCGCCGACCGCTGGCCGGGACCGAGGCCGCGGGCACTGGGCGAGGCCCTGCTCGCGCTCGTCCCGCTGGTGCAGGTGCCGCCGCGCGGCCTGTGGCGGAGGAAGGCGGGCGTGCGCACCGCCCTGCTCTCGACCTGGCTGGGACGCGACGTCGACCCGCTGCCCGAGGACGGCACCGACCCGGTCGGGCGAGCGCTGGTGCGGCGCTACCTCGCCGCGTTCGGACCCGCGACGTCGACCGACCTGCGCACCTGGTGCGGCCTGGCCGGGCTGCCGCGCGCGGTGGCGGCCGTCCGCGAGGAGCTGGTCTCGTTCCGCGACGAGCGGGGGCGCGAGCTGCTGGACCTCCCCGACGCACCGCGCCCCGACCCCGACGTCACCGCACCGGTGCGCTTCCTGCCCGCGTTCGACAACGCGCTCCTCGGCTACCACGACCGCAGCCGGATCGTCGACGACGACCACCGCGGCCTGTCCGTGGCCGGCGAGCGCGTCGTCCTGGTCGACGGCCGCGTCGCCGCCACCTGGACCGTCGCGGACGGCACCGTGCAGGTGACACCGCTGCGGCGCTTCTCCCGCGATGAGCGCGACGAGGTCGCGGAGGAGGGCCGACAGCTCGCGAAGTTCCTGTCCGACGGCGACAGCGACCGCGTCAGCACCACCGCGGAGTGA
- a CDS encoding aminotransferase class V-fold PLP-dependent enzyme, with protein sequence MWTKTRSVAEALDHADALADLRVRYDLPPGLIRLDGDSGGPLRTTPARLRRFVMHHHGPHTGRPRGESEWRREARLAAIALAPLIGAAPKEITVGESTSINLFKALLAASRLRPGRPILAVGRDCFAADRFLAQSAADFIGGRLHLFSDLSELAELPSDQVAVVALSHTDLRTGAVRDSAAITAEIHRRGALALWDLSHSAGALDVDLHGWQADFAIGCGHKYLGGGAGAPAYSFVADRHRDAFPVCTTAGVLHPLAAGFTGSASTLSVSELRTGLSILTGIAVEDLAAKTASLVELFLDRLDDYCADTGLEVVRPSGPTGAQVILRHERAQHLADALFDRDVLVELPRPDVLRMNFAPSWIRYVDVWEAAERLHAALHDVG encoded by the coding sequence GTGTGGACCAAGACCAGATCCGTCGCCGAAGCGCTCGACCATGCCGATGCGCTCGCCGATCTGCGCGTCCGCTACGACCTGCCACCCGGCCTGATCCGCCTCGACGGCGACAGCGGCGGTCCGCTGCGCACCACCCCCGCGCGACTGCGGCGGTTCGTCATGCACCACCACGGGCCGCACACCGGGCGCCCGCGCGGTGAGTCCGAGTGGCGGCGCGAGGCCCGCCTCGCCGCGATCGCGCTCGCCCCGCTGATCGGTGCCGCGCCCAAGGAGATCACCGTCGGCGAATCGACGTCGATCAACCTGTTCAAGGCGCTGCTCGCGGCCTCCCGGCTGCGCCCCGGCCGGCCGATCCTCGCGGTGGGCCGGGACTGCTTCGCCGCGGACCGCTTCCTCGCCCAGTCCGCCGCCGACTTCATCGGCGGACGCCTGCACCTGTTCAGCGACCTCTCCGAGCTCGCCGAGCTGCCGAGCGACCAGGTGGCGGTGGTGGCGCTCTCGCACACCGACCTGCGCACCGGCGCGGTGCGGGACTCCGCGGCCATCACCGCCGAGATCCACCGCCGCGGCGCGCTGGCGCTGTGGGACCTGAGCCACTCGGCGGGCGCGCTGGACGTGGACCTGCACGGGTGGCAGGCGGACTTCGCCATCGGCTGCGGCCACAAGTACCTGGGCGGCGGCGCCGGGGCACCGGCCTACTCGTTCGTCGCCGACCGGCACCGCGACGCCTTCCCGGTGTGCACCACCGCCGGGGTGCTGCACCCGCTGGCGGCCGGCTTCACCGGCTCCGCGTCCACGCTGTCGGTCTCCGAGCTGCGCACCGGGTTGTCGATCCTCACCGGCATCGCCGTGGAGGACCTGGCGGCCAAGACCGCGTCCCTGGTTGAGCTGTTCCTGGACCGCCTGGACGACTACTGCGCGGACACCGGGCTCGAGGTCGTCCGGCCGTCGGGGCCGACCGGCGCGCAGGTGATCCTGCGGCACGAGCGCGCCCAGCACCTCGCGGACGCGCTGTTCGACCGGGACGTCCTCGTCGAGCTCCCGCGCCCGGACGTGCTGCGGATGAACTTCGCCCCGTCCTGGATCCGCTACGTCGACGTGTGGGAAGCCGCCGAACGGCTCCACGCCGCCCTCCACGACGTGGGCTGA
- a CDS encoding pyrophosphatase, with amino-acid sequence MRLGELAEELEVVSARCTPRLGFGRDGAWLPGGGAWFLVERHEEVGELTQAFLVRTGRARDEGTSAEDLEEDFRTEPADVVCHALLLARSPDADVERAIEDKWQPRFPRS; translated from the coding sequence GTGCGTCTGGGGGAGTTGGCCGAGGAGCTCGAGGTGGTGTCGGCGCGCTGCACGCCCAGGCTCGGGTTCGGGCGGGACGGCGCGTGGTTGCCCGGTGGAGGCGCGTGGTTCCTGGTGGAGCGGCACGAAGAGGTCGGTGAGCTGACGCAGGCGTTCCTGGTGCGGACGGGGCGGGCCCGGGACGAGGGCACGAGCGCCGAGGACCTGGAGGAGGACTTCCGCACCGAGCCAGCTGACGTGGTCTGCCACGCGCTGCTCCTCGCCCGGTCCCCCGACGCCGACGTCGAGCGGGCGATCGAGGACAAGTGGCAGCCGCGATTCCCGAGGTCGTGA